The Anabas testudineus chromosome 3, fAnaTes1.2, whole genome shotgun sequence sequence TCGTGTAATTTAACATATCTGGATTTAATGATAACTTATTGCACTTGGTCTCTTTGTATATTAGTCACTCAGTGTGTGCGGTTATTGCACACTAACTGTTCATGAACTCACACCAGAGAATCCAGAGTAGGATGTGATGGGCAGTGAACAGTGCTCGGATTAGTGATGTCAGTCTCAGAGGTAATCTTTCTgcataaaaagtattttactttgaaatatgTCTTTTGCTGATCctgcttttgtattttatttgtaatggaATAATTTCACTTTATTGATTAAGCACTTTCTGTACTGAATGTTGAAACATCTTTCAGTACTGGCTCTAAGAACGTGATGCAtaatgggggggggggtataCTTATAGAAATGCTCAGCACTACAGTTAGAGGTAATAAACATGTTGATGACAGCGGCTGCATGAGACTGTGATCTGTTTGATCACTTTAAATTCCAACAAATCACGTCTCCCATGTCTGTGAGTCCCAGTGGTGTTTTTGTGGCCACTGATACATTCGCTTCTGGACGAAGCTCTTTCAAAACACTTCTGTCTCCCCTGTCTGCATCTCTGCATCAGCTTAGGTTACACAGGAGGACACGTTTTGAACAGGTGCCCAGTGAACCCCTCTGcagcaccaaacacacacacactcacacaggtcCCCTCTTCTTCCTCGACCTTCTCTTTCTATCATTGCAATTTGACTCCCACTTCTTCGTTTCCCTTACGTAGCTACTGCAATAGAGATTGGGCCCACTGGTTCTGGATCAGCACACACAACTGGATTAAAGGTGTGAACGGTGACCCACTAGGAGCAGCGTGATAATCTTATGGCAGAAACATGGTCTTGAACCAGCACTTGTGGGGCTGTTAAACTGCCAGTTTTAAGCTGTGGTGGAGGTGGTCACTCtggcacagacacaaaaagccTTTGGGGGACACTCAAAACCCCTGACTACCCCCTGGAATCTTTGCTGTTCAGATATGTCCCTCTGCTGTGTGTACAGACACTCTTCAGGTAGTTTGAGTTTGTAATTTAACCTCTCTCTGTTAATGATAAATACTACATTTGATAAACTATAGCACTTTTCAGAGCGTGTAGTGTTTTGCAGCAGGATACTCACACACGACAGGAGATGAACTACCAACCCAATCTGCTAATTCTCAGCCTATTAACAGCAATAATATAGATATACACCTATATGTATTTAGCAGTGCATGGCACCAGTGTATGTTAAAAATACCCACACACAACTAGACAGTAatattgttatttgttaatacaTATTTGATAACAAGGTGTTGCATGAATCTGATGTGTAGAAGAAAGTCAAAAACAGATGGTTGAGAATGAAAAGCATAAGTAGAAGGACTCATTATGATGAGTAATAACATTAGAAATGCATTATTACGTCTTTATTAGTttataatcaatattttaattatataaacaTTCTAATGTTATCATTATAATGTTATTATGGGATAGGAAAGTATTTTTTTCCTGATTCTGTtctaaaatatgcatttttaaaaaacagtataaggtcctttctttttttggttcCTGTACAGAAGACCTATACCATATTATTCATGCAGGACAGCTCCTTCACAGTGGTATAACAGTATTTTTTACTATACTATTTGATGCATTAACTTggcagcagcattttaatggTGTAATCATCATATAATCTGaattttgttttagttgttgaagtaataattttatatatttgtaaataaatgtagaagtTCAACATTTCCAAACGTAGtaatagattattattattataaatatatattattattattattagacctattagtgttaatgttgttattgttattattatccACCCGtgattctcttctcttctgtgcACACCACACTGAGGAATATGTCCAGTTTGAGCAGAACACAGCAGGATGTTGCGTCTTTAAGAGTTAAGAAACTTGAAACCGTGTTTGCGCAACAATCAGTGCGGCTCCTAGCCGCCAAAGTGTCTAGACTGGCACATGATGGCGGGAATCAACCAATGGCTCCAGAGCTTTCCTCTGGggcccagagagagagagagagagagagagagagagagagagagagagagagagagagagagagagagcgtcaACCAGACTGAATAACATGGGACCCTGAATgggcttcaaaataaaagcagcgcGTCTGCGCTGGGAAACGTGTCCTTAAATAGATCTATGACTTTTAAATTATAGATGTAAACTCTAATGGTACgttttcacatttcagtaaCTTAAAGCGGACCACGAAGCAAAtatatatgatttaaaaaaaagttaagcaGTAATACACTAAATGAAGGattattcaatatttaattgaattcaAAATTAAGCACCTCTTTCCAGGACATTATCCAGGACCTGTAGGGAGAAATTATGGATCTGTTAATTGAAGTCCTTCTTTTCAAGCCAACAGAAATAACCTCTTAAAAATAATCTTAGGTGTATTTTGCGGATTTGTGGTGAGCATCTACCATATTTTAGGATATGTAAGCTATATGTAGCCTAGGTGGTTAATTTGTCTTCGccaaacatttagttttaggttttccatgcaaacagaaaatatagaCTTATTTTGAAAATCATAGTGGAAAGACCCTGGTTTTATTCTGTCAGGCttgactggtgtgtgtgtgtgtgtgtgtgtgtgtgtgtgtgtgtgtgtgtgtgtgtgtgtgtgtgtgtgcccgtcCGAAAAGGACTTGCAGGGGAGTGGAGAGTGGAGTAATTCCAACTCTCTTTAAAACACCTCCTCAGCACGGAATTCGTCCTGGAGTTTGGCACCACAGTCTCCGACCATCTGCGCTTTATCCCGAGGCTGCAGCGGGACTGTTCCTTCCACTCAGCGACACAAATCATCGGCATATCAGTGCTGTGAGGATTTATTTCGAGGTGAAGGACGGAATTTACGGATCGACGGGTTCACGGAGCTCAAGGAGAAACTGTGGAAAACTTCTGGATGTATGTGCTGATGCTCATTTTGTCGCTGTAAGCTGACACTGCTCCTGAGTGCTCTTACTATGGTTTGCGGATTGTGTGCGGGATCTCCCGAGTGTTGGGGAGTTGAAGGCTTTGAGAGGGGGCTGGCAGGAGTTGTGGCTTAATTGAGTTGGCGACAGCAGGTCACTGAGCAGTGACTGTGCGTAGCCTTCTCCTTCCTCAGACGTTTAGTGATGTTTAACGTAACGCATGACTGAATTTTACTTTCTAATGCTGCGGGAGAGACAGAAAACGGTGACGAGCGGCTGCGCTTCTGGTGCGCACCGTGCACAAACCTCTGGTCTCGAGCGACGGCTGTAAATCGATGTGGCATCTTCCGAGCCCCGGACGGGACCGACAGGACGCATCCAAAGCTGTCTAGGTTGTCGTATGTTCAAGTCGAAACGCTCAGGTCTTGTACGGCGACTCTGGAGAAGCCGTCTGGTCACCGAGAACGACGGGCAGGATGGAAGCAGACGAGGTGAGGGAGGACGGAACGGTCCGTGTTGCAGACACTCAGGAAAGCTCCACAGACATGAGCAGCGGTCGGTGACACGCACTGACCCGGCTCCGGGACTCACAGGGGAGGCTGGGGATCTGACGGGGAGcgcagggagggaggaagaggagcagcctGGTGATGATCAGGGTGCCATGTGCGCCCCGGAGCGCAGACGCTCTCGGCCGGAGCAGGAGAGCGACAGTAGGACTGTAACGTGCTGTTTGTTTGGGGAATGGGATTTTAGTCACCGGAGACCTCATTGGACACCGAGAAAAGATGGAGTGGGGGCTTGTCAGTGCACACCGGGGCATGCGGGACTGGAGGACGAACTCGTGAGCACCGCTCACGCTTTTTTGAAAAGACTGAAAGAGAGATCTCTGGACGCCTTGGCGAGGGCTGTCGAGACCAAAGGAGGAACCAGCGAGTGCGTCATGGTGCCGACGACTGAGTTGCGACTCGGTGCCCATCACATCTCTCCACAGTATCTCCTGTGTAAATTGTTCCGCTGGAGCGACCTGCCGCTGTCAGCGCGGCTCAAAGCACTTTGCCACTGCCAGAGCTTCGGCGAGGTGGACAGCGCAAAGGTGTGCTGCAACCCGCATCACTACAGCCGCTTATGTGGGCTaggtaagaacaaaaacactgcgGGGGCGAGGATGGAGAGTCCTCCACTTTcgaaaatatatgttttaacaTTGCAAATGATCAAATGTGAACGGAAGACAGCACTGACTGTGCCATTCTGTTGTCCTGCTTATTCTCACAACATGAAACATCCCTGGAATGAATCCATCACACTTCATCGGGCCCTCTCGCTCCTTCAAGAACCCCAGGAGGTTCAAAGACCGGTGGAAGGTGCAGAGACCTAAATGTAACCTCATAAAAGTGAACTAGGCTTAATTTAATGAATGCAGCATATGATTGATGGCGcatacacagaataaaagacagaatgaaatgaatggGAATTTCCATTAAACCCAGAGTGTTGTTTGCCTGAGGCCTGCAGCTAAAGAagaatgttaatgttaattaaagtgTCAAACAACATCGCAGCCacgaaataataataataaaaaaaaaaataaaacactcagtTATTTCTTCCTAATAAagtcatttaacattttcaggcGTGATCTCAAAATGCAGCAATGAAACCCTGGAGGATAAATGTCActgatgtcatgttttattgCCTGCCCTGGTGATTTTATAATCTTTTCATAACCCAGCTTTTACTTTAGTCAACCATTACTTTGATTTCCTCTTGACATTCCAAACACATTACACACTTATTTAAATGCGCACAAAACTTTGCTGCTTCCCACATCATCCAATTGAAGGTCGCTCTCAAGTTGCACTTAGGCTCCTTTTCTCTGACTAGGAGGACCTCCTCTTGTTATTTAGGCGAAGGAGTGCCGATAATATACAGTTTGCTTAGTGCTGGCGCCAGACTGACTCGCTGGGTATCTGACTGACTGAGGACTCCAGCAATTACTGGCTCTGCTCTTAAAGGGGCCGCGGCCACAAACCCGTGTCCACTGTGGACTGGAGCGACTATCAGTGTCGCagcatttgtttagttttcaggGTCTCTGACGGTACAAGACCAGCAGAGCTGAACGCTTTTGCAAGAATAAAGAAAGATTCTGCGTTTTCTACGAGGCTCAAGACAGATTTGCAGATTGAATGTGAATGTTGAACTATACATATCAGAAGAAAGGCCACATATGCTCACAGTTATGGAGTCATGTTCTCAAGTCATTGACACAAACCTGAGTTATGAACATATTCAACTcatgaaaaacaactttatgTTGTTCTTTATGTTGTAGAATGATCCCAGTTTGCACAGTTATATTCAGGGACATCTCGGAGACTTAAATCACTACCATGAGAGGAAGGTTCATCCAAAGAGGAAAGACTTagagactttttaaaatatcgTTTTAAGATGATTTAAGCGCTGTACgttttaatattttcactttgaccTCTTCTTGGTTGGTGACTATGTGAAACCTGGACTCTGTTTTAGAAAGAAACTGGTTCCTGATGGATTTAATTTGTTTAGGACAGAGTTTGTTTATGATTTAATGTTCAAGAAGTCACGTTCTTGTCTGATGAGTGTTATAAGTTTATGTGGGCAATGTGCACACAATAAGTAGCATAACAAGCAAATATAAGCTTTTCACGTAGTAAAATCTGCAGCTGGTATATAGACATGATTAGTTCAGTggtttttctttagttttttctatTAATAATTTTGAATTACTACCTCACAGcctttaacttatttatttatgtctttattttgtatttccaGAATCACCTCCTCCCCCATACTCTCTGTCCCGTTCCGAAGAACACAAGCCATTGGGTAAGTTTTAAAAAATGGCTACCACATTACAAACCAGTAAATGGCACAGAGGGTGTCGTCACCATCGTATTTATAGACTGGAAACGCACATTATCTTTAAAAAGCTGCTCGTGCTTTAAAAGCCGCAGAGTTAGTCAGGCTTTACCTGGGATCACCTTCTCTtccaatgaaaatgaaaacatctacaGCACATAAAGAGAGACGAGCAAACagggcggcagtagctcagttggtagagcagtggTCTGTGAACCCTATCCCCACCATGTCCAAGCTGATGcctttttccacacacacatttaccatATACAGAATGCTTGCTATTGATCATCAACACTGTTGATTAATCATTTGAATCTCACACTTctgctttatgtgtgtgtgtctttttattttttttttcatttatcagaCTCAACTCTGTCTTACACTGAAACTGTGCCCCCCCTCTTCTCCAATCCGCCGCACATTACGCCAAGAGACTACACAGGTGAGTAAATAGCATCAGTTCTGCAGACGTACATAAACACTGTGAGCAGGCAGGCACTTCTTTCAGCGAGGTATGGCGGTGCGGGTTCACGCGCACGACTGTGTGCCGTGCACGCAGACACACGTAGCGTGCATCCTCTTTGAGCCTTTACATTAAAGGGTAAATCACCTTTACTGGTGTTGCTATGTTGCGCTTTCCTTCCTATTTTCAAAGGCTGTTAAGACAACCAAAGCCTCCACTGCATAAAGCTCCTATTGTCAGAGGCACGGTGAGCACAGTGGGGGTCTGGGGTCTCTCACTATCTAGATGGCACAGCAGTGTagcctttctgtctctctttccctgtgCTTTCTCCACTGCAAAATATTTCACTGGGATGAAGCTGCAATAAGATCCCTGTGCATACTCCCAATCGCCCTTGCCTCTTAAACCACCCATCCCCcctttccctctttcttcccTCAAATCCCTCCATTCCTCTCGGCAATTGAGCAGTGGAAAGAGGCTGGCATTTTAGGGGCGGGGGAGCTGAGCGGCTATGATGAGGTGGAGGTATAGagttttgtgtgcatgcatgtgtgtgtgtgtgtatatgtggaAAGCAGGGGGCTGAGGGCCGCGTTTGCACAGGAAACAGCCCCCTCTAGATGATGAAACTGGagctttatttgtttacatgctCGGGTCTGGTGGAGAGGTCCGTGTAGCGTTAGAAGAAACCCACAAACTTACTCGATCAAGCCTCCCCGGGCTCACTTGTGGACGGTGTTGAAAGGTGAATGGACACCTATCAAGTCTGTGTAGTGTAGTCACAGCATCACAGACCTGTACGAGTCAAATATGGTTATTGAGGTCAGAAGGCCGGTTGTCTCAGTGAGACTTGGTCGGGTTTGTTTGTCCAGAAATTAAATGTAGCCTCTTTGTTAAAGTTAGTAATttgagtgatgtgttttttccatGTTTGGAGGCAGGGACGTAGCCAGGATTCTAGACAAACTGAAGCCTCCTCAAGGCTTTGAAATAGAGAGATCAACATTTAAacctgtctttgtctttggcTAAAAGTATTGAACTTTAATACGTAGAGACTGAAAATCACcctataaaataaacatttgtatgTTTGAATTTGCATTATGTAAACTCCCTCCCAGGAACAAAAACCATAAactcacaaaaataaaacattacagagaACAACATCACCACTTCTGcaggagcagaaggaggaggacgaAAATCAACACGATGATCATGTTGTTCCTTTCCTTTTAAACAAATTTAAGTTAATGTACAAAAGAATTAGCCATAGTTTGTCAAGTCAAGATCACAAGTCGGTGAAAAGTCAAGTTTTATGTTGTAATATTGAACGATCTCCAAGCTGAGTTGCGAGAGAGGGTACCTCCTATTGTTTGGCTGGTGAAATGAGTGGAAATAGATGAGTTTGTGGTGTGTGGAGTGTTTggttgagtctgtgtgtgtgtgtgtgtggtctccTTTCCCCTGCCCCCCACACCAGAAGGCTCGAGCCAAGGACTGGAACTCAGGCCAAGAGCATGAGTAGGAACGAGACTTGGCTCAACAGTAGTAGCCAAGAAATCTGCATGTAGCTTTTGTTGTTAACGTTCACAGGTTGTAAGACTCCTGTTTTGAGCTGGAGCTGGtaaaacaacaggaaataaGCTGAACACTAAGCTTATTCCAACAGATATCAAAGAATTGACTGCAGCTTAAAAAGCCCTTGATGTTGGAGAGATCTTTCAGGAGCATAAATGgatcttttctgtgtgtgcaggtgatcCTTTGGCATATCATCTGAAGCCtgtgatgttttctttagaACAAATACAAGCATTGAACATGCACTATGACACTTTACCATGTTTTTCTATTCCTTTAAAACCTGCTATGTACCCTAGCTTTaagaagaaaagctgcagcagggTGTGGTCAATACATACCTTTGCCCTGGTCTCTTTTATCATTCGATCAGTTAGCGTTCCctttaaactgcagcaaacagTCGAGCTTTGAAAACATACGTTTGGTTGGTTTAGATCTACGTGCATGTGACtccaataaaaatgtgtctttaagCTGCATATTGccattgtgtatgtgtgtgtgtgtgtgtgtgtgtgtgtgaacttgtCTTTTTTACGGTGATGTGGACAATGTTTAGTTCAATACCATTGTTGTAAGAACATTTTGGTTCCAACTTCAAAAGACTGTTTGAGGTTTAATACTCAGTGTTTAGTGTAATGGTCAGGTTAAGGCGTTTGGTTGTGATGGTTAAGGTGAGGGTAAGGGGCTAGGGAATGTATTATGTCAATGAGCGTCCTCACAGCTATAGAAAGCCCAGTGCGTCTGTGTGTATGGGAGACAGGGAGGAATTTGTGTCTGACTCAGTGATAAGATCGACTCCGAGTACTCACATAGGGGCTCTGccaggacaaaaacacacaatcacacgcacacacaccaatcGTGGTTTGTAGGAATGGAGGCAAAGGTCTGCTGTTTTAACTTTTATCACCAACGTCTAGCTATTACTGAGCagagatgttttatttagaCTATCTGCACTATTTTCTACTGGTCTCTCCTTTGTTATTATGTTCGTATGATGTTTCCAGATATGACTGCATTGGTATTATTGGTTGTTTAGAAATGGTCAATGCTATATTTAATACTGGGAAACATGCAGCATTACCTCCTAACCATGCTCTGGGATTTAGCTGTAAAAGAAGAATATTTCTATCCATCAGTTTATTATAATCTTAATTTTTCTGAAAAAAGTCACTCAAGTTGCTAAATCCTATATATCCTATCCTAATACAAGTGGACCTGGTCTGAATCCAGGCCTGGGGCTTTCTGTGGGGAGCTCATTCTCTATGAGTGTCCttcagtttcctcccacagtccagaAACATGTATTACTTGGTGACTCTCTGGCGGtaggtgtgagtgtgactgaTTATCTCTATGTGTCAgctctgtgatagactggcgactTATCCGGGGTAGACGCTGCCTTTAGCTCTGTGGCATCTCGGATCAGCCCCCGCCACCTTTGCAGGGCTGTGGGACTGCAAGGGCCAGATTGCTCATTTATTTGTGATTAACTGAATCAGTATTTCATATTATAAAGTTGGTTCTAATTGGcacatacagtgttttaaaatgtacgCAGTTGATTTTCCCCTGGCACACCCTCAGGCCAAACTTTACATTGAGAATAACAAAGTTGTCTCTCCATCTATGTTTTTAGGAGTGTAATGATCATTATAGCCTCGTAGAGGTGCCCGCATGGCTGAAGGCCATTAGTCTTGTTTTTACAAGCATTCTTTCATGTGATTGTTTGATTTTCACAGGACTAACAAGCAGACGTAGACCCATTTTGATTTTACCTCACTCAGAGTGTAGGCGGATGATGTCCTCGTCAGCCATTACCGTAGTTAACATCACTATAGTTGTGAAACATTTGTCCATGTTATTGTCGTCGGGCCTG is a genomic window containing:
- the smad6a gene encoding mothers against decapentaplegic homolog 6a, producing MFKSKRSGLVRRLWRSRLVTENDGQDGSRRGEGGRNGPCCRHSGKLHRHEQRSVTRTDPAPGLTGEAGDLTGSAGREEEEQPGDDQGAMCAPERRRSRPEQESDSRTVTCCLFGEWDFSHRRPHWTPRKDGVGACQCTPGHAGLEDELVSTAHAFLKRLKERSLDALARAVETKGGTSECVMVPTTELRLGAHHISPQYLLCKLFRWSDLPLSARLKALCHCQSFGEVDSAKVCCNPHHYSRLCGLESPPPPYSLSRSEEHKPLDSTLSYTETVPPLFSNPPHITPRDYTDTGTSLGSSTTGGHRSHWCSVAYWEHRTRVGRLYPAYEPSLSIFYDLPQGTGLCLGQLHTNGYLSRRDDLGSRSTSGLHGLHSHGGGGGNSTSSVQQIRNKIGFGIVLSREPDGVWVYNRSQHPVFVHSPTLDPPGARGLSVKRVMPGFSLKVFDYECSSWMTEHGLKPECQEGPWDPHSVRISFAKGWGPCYSRQFITSCPCWLEVLLNNHR